From a region of the Neobacillus niacini genome:
- a CDS encoding DAK2 domain-containing protein — MSITALDGKRFAEMVIQGANHLGANAKMVDALNVFPVPDGDTGTNMNLSMTSGAKEVKNNVQEHIGKVGVALSKGLLMGARGNSGVILSQLFRGFSKAIETKAAISGKEFAAALESGVETAYKAVMKPVEGTILTVAKDSAKRGVQASQKSNDIIEIMDEVLKEAKASLKRTPDLLPVLKEVGVVDSGGQGLVFVYEGFLAELKGEKLPDSPEAYPSMDEMVSAEHHKSVQGHINTEDIVYGYCTEFMVKFEDAKLAKHPFDEQVYRNDLSKLGDSLLVIADDEVVKVHIHSEQPGDCLSYGQRYGSLINIKIENMRQQHSNIVGETHTPLVSDKPQVAKEQQEYGIVTVSMGSGIADLFKSIGAHAVIEGGQTMNPSTEDIVKAVKEVNAKKVFILPNNKNIIMAAQQAAEVSDEEIYVIPSKTVPQGLSALLAFNPAGDVKANEAAMTEAMQHVKTGQITFAVRDTQIDGLEIEKDDFMGIAEGKIVVKNKDKGKTAEDLLTKMVDEDSEILTIIYGEDVTEDEVNALTAFVEEKFEDVEVELHNGKQPLYSFIFAIE; from the coding sequence GTGTCTATTACAGCTTTAGATGGAAAACGTTTTGCAGAGATGGTGATTCAAGGTGCGAATCATCTAGGTGCCAACGCAAAAATGGTGGATGCATTAAACGTTTTTCCTGTGCCCGATGGAGATACTGGAACGAATATGAATTTATCAATGACCTCAGGGGCAAAGGAAGTTAAAAATAATGTGCAGGAACATATTGGTAAAGTCGGGGTGGCTCTATCCAAGGGTTTACTTATGGGTGCTAGAGGCAACTCCGGGGTTATCCTTTCCCAATTATTTCGTGGATTTTCAAAAGCAATTGAAACCAAAGCAGCCATCTCTGGAAAAGAATTTGCAGCAGCGTTAGAATCGGGTGTCGAAACTGCCTATAAAGCGGTAATGAAGCCGGTTGAGGGAACGATTTTAACGGTTGCAAAGGATTCTGCTAAAAGAGGTGTGCAGGCTTCCCAAAAATCGAACGATATCATCGAGATTATGGATGAAGTTTTAAAAGAAGCAAAGGCCTCTCTAAAACGTACCCCAGATCTGCTGCCAGTTTTAAAAGAAGTTGGTGTTGTTGATAGCGGTGGACAAGGGCTGGTTTTTGTTTATGAAGGATTTCTTGCTGAACTCAAAGGCGAGAAACTTCCAGATTCGCCTGAAGCATATCCTTCTATGGACGAAATGGTGAGTGCTGAACACCATAAAAGTGTCCAAGGTCATATAAATACAGAAGATATTGTATATGGGTACTGTACAGAATTTATGGTGAAGTTTGAAGATGCGAAGCTGGCAAAGCATCCATTCGACGAACAGGTTTACCGGAATGATCTAAGTAAACTTGGTGATTCCTTACTGGTTATAGCGGATGACGAGGTTGTTAAGGTTCATATTCATTCTGAACAGCCCGGTGATTGCCTAAGTTACGGACAGAGATACGGAAGCTTAATCAATATAAAAATTGAAAACATGAGACAGCAGCATTCCAATATAGTTGGAGAAACGCATACACCGTTAGTTTCCGATAAACCTCAAGTAGCTAAAGAACAGCAAGAGTATGGGATAGTTACTGTGTCCATGGGTTCTGGAATTGCGGATTTATTCAAAAGTATCGGTGCACATGCAGTAATTGAAGGCGGCCAAACGATGAATCCGAGTACCGAGGATATTGTTAAAGCCGTTAAAGAAGTGAATGCAAAAAAAGTATTTATTCTCCCGAATAATAAAAATATTATTATGGCTGCGCAGCAAGCGGCTGAAGTATCGGATGAAGAAATTTATGTAATCCCATCTAAAACTGTCCCTCAAGGTTTATCTGCACTTTTAGCATTTAATCCAGCTGGAGATGTTAAGGCAAATGAAGCTGCTATGACAGAAGCAATGCAGCATGTGAAGACGGGGCAAATTACCTTTGCTGTTCGCGACACCCAAATTGACGGTTTAGAAATTGAAAAAGATGACTTCATGGGAATTGCAGAAGGCAAAATCGTTGTGAAAAACAAAGATAAAGGTAAAACTGCGGAAGATTTGCTTACTAAGATGGTGGATGAGGATTCGGAAATATTAACCATCATTTATGGTGAAGATGTAACCGAGGACGAGGTAAATG
- the spoVM gene encoding stage V sporulation protein SpoVM has product MKFYTIKLPKFLGGLVRAMIGAFNKKE; this is encoded by the coding sequence ATGAAGTTTTATACAATTAAACTGCCAAAGTTTTTAGGTGGACTTGTCCGAGCGATGATTGGTGCATTTAATAAGAAGGAATAG
- a CDS encoding Stp1/IreP family PP2C-type Ser/Thr phosphatase translates to MKAVYKTDVGRIRKNNEDSVGIFLNRDGQRLAIVADGMGGHRAGDVASTMTLTTLKEMWEESEGIQTAEQAEVWLKTKIIQVNRVLFDHANSHDECDGMGTTIEAVITTHLFATIAHVGDSRCYILNESGFQQLTEDHTLVNELVRTGQISKEDAEHHPRKNVIMRALGTELNVSIDIKTITFEEGDILLLCSDGLSNKVSEAELAEILKNEDDLEKKSNLLISIANERGGEDNISLAIVEFSDTGEGDL, encoded by the coding sequence TTGAAAGCTGTGTATAAGACGGATGTAGGGAGAATTCGAAAGAATAACGAAGATAGTGTTGGTATATTTTTAAACCGAGACGGGCAGCGCCTTGCCATCGTAGCTGATGGTATGGGCGGTCACCGTGCTGGTGACGTGGCTAGCACAATGACATTAACCACTTTAAAAGAGATGTGGGAGGAATCTGAAGGGATTCAAACTGCAGAACAAGCGGAAGTTTGGTTAAAAACAAAGATTATTCAAGTCAACAGGGTTTTATTTGACCATGCAAACAGCCATGATGAATGTGATGGAATGGGTACTACGATTGAAGCTGTTATTACTACGCATCTATTCGCTACCATAGCGCATGTTGGTGATAGCCGTTGTTATATACTAAATGAATCGGGATTCCAGCAATTGACGGAAGATCATACTCTGGTGAATGAATTAGTTCGCACTGGGCAAATATCAAAAGAGGACGCCGAACATCATCCCAGAAAGAATGTTATCATGCGGGCTCTTGGAACTGAACTGAATGTCTCAATAGATATTAAAACCATTACGTTTGAAGAAGGGGACATTCTCTTATTATGCTCTGACGGACTTTCAAACAAAGTAAGTGAAGCAGAACTTGCTGAAATACTAAAGAACGAGGATGACTTAGAGAAAAAATCAAATTTATTAATCTCTATCGCTAATGAGCGTGGCGGCGAGGATAACATTTCACTGGCGATTGTTGAGTTTTCTGATACCGGCGAGGGTGATTTATAA
- the rpe gene encoding ribulose-phosphate 3-epimerase, which yields MLKIAPSILSADFAKLGEEITAVERAGADYIHVDVMDGHFVPNITIGPLIVEAIRPVTKLPLDVHLMIDNPDQYIEAFAKAGADYITVHVEACRHLHRTIHHIKSFGIKAGVVLNPATPVNTIEHILKDIDMVLLMSVNPGFGGQKFIPEVLPKIRKVKEMADSIGKEIEIEIDGGVNSETAKLCVEAGANVLVAGSAIYDQEDYAAAISLIRG from the coding sequence ATGCTGAAAATTGCACCTTCCATCCTTTCTGCTGATTTCGCCAAATTAGGTGAAGAAATAACTGCAGTTGAAAGGGCTGGGGCTGACTATATCCATGTTGATGTAATGGACGGTCATTTTGTTCCAAATATTACAATAGGACCATTAATTGTGGAGGCAATTCGTCCCGTTACAAAGCTTCCGCTAGACGTACATCTAATGATTGATAACCCTGACCAATATATTGAAGCCTTTGCGAAAGCAGGAGCAGATTACATTACCGTTCATGTTGAAGCATGCAGACATCTTCATCGGACGATCCATCATATTAAGTCATTTGGAATTAAAGCGGGAGTGGTGTTAAATCCAGCAACTCCTGTTAACACCATTGAGCATATTTTAAAAGATATTGATATGGTGTTGTTAATGTCCGTTAATCCAGGGTTCGGCGGTCAAAAATTCATTCCGGAAGTCCTGCCTAAAATTAGAAAAGTAAAGGAAATGGCAGACTCAATTGGAAAAGAAATTGAAATTGAAATTGATGGCGGAGTAAATTCAGAAACGGCAAAATTATGTGTAGAGGCAGGAGCGAATGTTCTTGTAGCTGGATCTGCTATTTATGATCAAGAGGACTACGCAGCAGCGATCTCGTTAATAAGGGGATAA
- the pknB gene encoding Stk1 family PASTA domain-containing Ser/Thr kinase has product MLIGKRLSGRYKVLEMIGGGGMANVYLAHDMILDRDVAVKMLRLDFANDEDFIRRFRREAQSATSLAHPSIVSIYDVGEEDDLYFIVMEYVEGQTLKQYIQQNSPLQVEETIEIMKQLTSAISHAHQNHIIHRDIKPQNILVDRFGNVKITDFGIAMALSATSITQTNSVLGSVHYLSPEQARGGMANRKSDIYSLGIVMFELLTGRLPFSGESAVSIALKHLQSETPSVRRWNPNVPQSVENIVLKATAKDSFHRYNSVDEMEEDLRTALDSQRINEAKFVIPTDDEATKAIPIITNDRPLQNLDETLVHSDKISDNVKKDTVKKAKDKKKRKKWPIILISTFLLLLLLGIFTITVLPDLLSPKDVSIPDISGMELEEAIAKLEASGLKAGEEEEIPDDEIEEGRVIKTSPEAESTVKENTSVKIFVSTGKEKIELEDYVERSYDDVIPLLEDLNFKDINTTEVFDDSEAGTILSQEPEAGQEIIPDETILIFEVSKGPEPIVLRDLTQYSTKGAQEYLDSVGLKFEISEEKYDDLIPKGSIISQSPLPNTEMKMGDKVSVVISKGKEEKPPKDVTRDITIEYNPIVPGQKQRVLIYIEDMTHSMTEPAEDFEITTTTRVPITLKIPFDGKGGYRVQLDDRVIAQETLNYQELE; this is encoded by the coding sequence ATGTTGATTGGAAAACGCTTAAGCGGTCGATATAAGGTGTTAGAAATGATTGGTGGCGGTGGAATGGCAAATGTCTATTTAGCCCATGACATGATTCTTGACCGTGATGTTGCCGTGAAAATGCTTCGCCTTGATTTTGCCAATGATGAGGATTTTATTCGCAGATTTCGCAGAGAAGCACAATCTGCGACAAGCTTAGCTCATCCTAGTATCGTAAGTATTTATGATGTTGGAGAAGAGGATGATCTTTATTTTATTGTAATGGAATATGTTGAGGGTCAAACACTTAAACAATACATACAACAAAATTCACCGTTACAAGTTGAAGAAACAATTGAAATTATGAAACAATTGACATCAGCTATTTCGCATGCCCATCAAAACCATATTATACACAGAGATATCAAGCCGCAAAATATTCTTGTTGACCGCTTTGGTAATGTGAAAATTACAGATTTTGGCATTGCTATGGCTCTAAGTGCAACAAGTATTACTCAAACGAATTCTGTATTGGGGTCGGTACACTATTTGTCACCTGAACAAGCGCGTGGAGGTATGGCAAATAGGAAATCGGATATTTATTCCCTTGGAATTGTCATGTTTGAATTATTAACCGGCAGACTTCCCTTTTCAGGAGAATCTGCAGTCTCAATTGCATTAAAACATTTGCAATCAGAAACTCCTTCCGTAAGAAGGTGGAATCCGAACGTTCCACAAAGTGTTGAAAATATCGTGTTAAAGGCGACTGCCAAGGATTCCTTTCATCGGTATAACAGTGTTGATGAAATGGAGGAAGATTTAAGAACAGCACTTGATTCACAGAGAATAAATGAAGCGAAATTTGTAATTCCTACTGATGATGAAGCAACAAAAGCGATTCCCATCATAACGAATGACCGTCCGTTGCAAAATCTTGATGAAACGTTAGTTCATAGTGATAAAATTTCAGACAATGTCAAGAAAGATACAGTAAAAAAAGCGAAAGACAAGAAAAAACGTAAAAAGTGGCCTATTATATTAATTTCAACCTTTTTATTGTTACTATTGCTGGGAATATTCACTATTACAGTCTTACCAGACTTATTATCCCCTAAAGATGTAAGCATACCTGATATCAGCGGGATGGAACTAGAAGAAGCAATTGCCAAATTGGAAGCTTCAGGTCTTAAGGCAGGCGAGGAAGAAGAAATACCTGATGATGAAATTGAAGAGGGGAGAGTCATCAAAACAAGTCCTGAAGCGGAAAGTACGGTAAAAGAAAATACATCTGTCAAAATATTTGTAAGTACTGGTAAGGAAAAGATAGAACTAGAAGATTATGTTGAAAGAAGCTATGATGATGTAATTCCTTTATTGGAGGATCTGAACTTTAAAGATATTAATACTACTGAAGTTTTTGATGATAGTGAGGCTGGTACAATTCTTAGCCAAGAGCCTGAAGCAGGTCAAGAAATAATTCCTGATGAAACTATATTAATATTTGAAGTAAGTAAGGGGCCAGAACCAATCGTCTTAAGAGACTTAACACAATACAGCACAAAGGGTGCACAGGAATATTTAGATTCTGTTGGACTTAAATTTGAAATTTCAGAAGAAAAGTATGATGATTTGATTCCTAAGGGCAGCATTATTTCGCAGTCACCTCTGCCTAATACGGAAATGAAAATGGGTGACAAGGTTTCAGTTGTTATTTCAAAAGGCAAGGAAGAAAAACCGCCTAAAGATGTAACGAGAGATATCACAATTGAGTACAATCCTATAGTACCAGGGCAAAAACAGAGAGTCCTTATTTATATTGAGGACATGACTCATAGTATGACCGAGCCTGCGGAAGACTTTGAAATTACTACTACAACGAGAGTCCCAATCACATTGAAGATTCCATTTGATGGAAAAGGTGGGTACAGAGTCCAACTTGATGATCGGGTTATTGCGCAAGAAACGTTGAATTATCAAGAGTTAGAATAA
- a CDS encoding Asp23/Gls24 family envelope stress response protein, which produces MSIELKTKFGQIDISNEVIATIAGGAAIDCYGIVGMASKSQIKDGLTEILRRENFTRGVIVRQENEEVHIDMYIIVSYGTKISEVAHNVQSKVKYTLDKTVGLAVDSVNIYVQGVRVTNP; this is translated from the coding sequence ATGTCCATCGAATTAAAAACTAAGTTCGGACAAATTGATATTTCAAATGAAGTAATCGCCACCATCGCTGGAGGTGCCGCTATCGATTGTTATGGAATTGTCGGTATGGCATCAAAGAGCCAAATAAAAGACGGTCTTACAGAAATTTTAAGAAGAGAAAATTTTACTCGTGGAGTTATTGTTCGCCAAGAGAATGAAGAAGTACATATTGATATGTATATAATTGTCAGCTATGGAACAAAGATTTCCGAGGTTGCTCATAACGTGCAATCAAAGGTGAAATACACACTTGATAAGACCGTTGGACTTGCCGTTGACTCGGTAAATATTTACGTTCAGGGAGTTCGTGTGACGAACCCGTAA
- the rsmB gene encoding 16S rRNA (cytosine(967)-C(5))-methyltransferase RsmB, whose translation MTNKKKNVREAAVELLENIEKNQSYSNLLLNSTIEKNKIPSIDIGLLTELTYGTLQRKMALDYYLKPFIKNSKKLENWVHQLLRITLYQMVYLDKIPDRAAIYEAVEIAKKRGHKGISGMVNGVLRSIQREGLPSLDQVSDPIEKLSIETSHPEWLVKRWVEQFGFERTKEMCEINLTAPLQTARVNLTKTTVREVIEDLDEEGFLVEKSPVIPEAIRALRGNLALSRAFKKGMITIQDESSMLAAYALAPNENELILDACAAPGGKTTHIAETMKLTGGVISLDLHEHKVKLINENAKRLGLGNIRTIAMDSRKAGEQFQEEYFDRILLDAPCSGLGVMRRKPDMKYTKKEQDLYQLSTIQQNLLNSVSPLVKKGGILVYSTCTVDKEENEGTVLKFLQEHPEFETDASLKGRMPEAIQPLVTDGYLQILPQDIGSDGFFIVCLRKKV comes from the coding sequence ATGACCAATAAAAAGAAAAATGTACGTGAAGCAGCGGTGGAATTACTGGAGAACATTGAAAAAAATCAATCTTACAGTAACTTACTGTTAAATAGTACCATTGAAAAAAACAAAATTCCCTCTATTGATATCGGTCTGCTGACAGAGTTAACATATGGAACATTACAAAGAAAGATGGCGCTCGACTACTATCTAAAACCCTTTATAAAAAACAGCAAAAAGTTGGAAAATTGGGTGCACCAGCTATTAAGGATAACACTCTATCAAATGGTATACCTTGATAAGATTCCTGATAGAGCAGCCATATATGAAGCAGTCGAAATTGCTAAAAAGCGAGGACACAAAGGGATTTCAGGAATGGTAAATGGTGTGCTGAGAAGTATTCAGCGTGAGGGACTCCCATCATTGGATCAAGTTAGTGATCCCATTGAAAAGCTATCAATCGAAACGAGCCACCCAGAATGGCTGGTTAAGAGGTGGGTTGAGCAATTTGGTTTTGAAAGAACAAAAGAAATGTGTGAGATCAACCTAACGGCGCCACTGCAAACAGCGAGGGTAAACCTAACAAAAACGACTGTCCGTGAAGTGATTGAGGATCTTGATGAAGAAGGATTTCTAGTTGAAAAAAGTCCTGTTATTCCGGAAGCTATTAGGGCTTTGAGGGGAAATTTGGCACTTTCAAGGGCGTTTAAAAAAGGCATGATTACCATACAGGACGAAAGTTCAATGCTGGCTGCCTATGCACTAGCTCCAAATGAAAACGAATTGATTTTGGATGCCTGTGCCGCTCCTGGCGGAAAAACGACTCATATTGCAGAAACAATGAAATTAACTGGCGGAGTAATTTCGCTCGATTTACATGAACATAAAGTAAAATTAATTAATGAAAATGCTAAACGTTTAGGTTTGGGTAATATAAGGACAATTGCAATGGATTCACGCAAGGCAGGAGAACAGTTTCAAGAGGAGTATTTTGATAGAATCCTCCTCGATGCCCCGTGTTCAGGGTTGGGTGTTATGAGAAGGAAACCTGACATGAAATATACCAAAAAAGAACAAGATCTTTATCAATTAAGTACGATTCAACAAAATTTATTAAACTCGGTCTCACCTTTAGTGAAAAAAGGTGGAATTCTTGTCTACAGTACGTGTACAGTAGATAAAGAAGAAAATGAAGGTACAGTCTTAAAATTTTTACAAGAGCATCCTGAATTTGAGACAGATGCTTCATTAAAAGGAAGAATGCCAGAGGCAATTCAACCATTGGTAACAGATGGTTATTTACAAATACTTCCCCAGGATATTGGCTCTGACGGATTCTTTATCGTATGCTTAAGAAAGAAGGTGTAA
- the rpmB gene encoding 50S ribosomal protein L28: MPRKCVVTGKKTTTGNARSHAMNANKRTWGANLQKVRILVDGKPKRVWVSTRALRAGKVERV, translated from the coding sequence ATGCCACGTAAATGTGTTGTAACTGGAAAGAAAACTACAACTGGTAACGCACGTTCTCACGCTATGAACGCTAACAAGCGTACATGGGGTGCTAACCTACAAAAAGTACGTATTCTTGTTGATGGAAAGCCTAAGCGTGTTTGGGTTTCTACAAGAGCGTTAAGAGCTGGTAAAGTAGAACGCGTTTAA
- the fmt gene encoding methionyl-tRNA formyltransferase produces the protein MTRIVFMGTPDFSVPVLQRIINDGYEVIGVVTQPDRPVGRKKVLTPPPVKVEALKHGIPVYQPEKIRQKEELEKIISLNPDLIITAAFGQILPKEILEAPAHGCINVHASLLPELRGGAPIHYALIQGKKKTGITIMYMVEKLDAGDILTQVEVEITEEDNVGSLHTKLSKAGAELLSETLPNLLKGKLTPIPQDNAKATFASNIKREQEKIDWSKTGEEIYNHIRGLNPWPVAFTTLDGQTLKVWRSEKVTGIDNREPGTILKNDPDGLTVSTGNETAIKIKELQPSGKTKMTCEEFYRGAGSKILVGSKLGE, from the coding sequence ATGACGAGAATCGTTTTTATGGGTACCCCAGACTTTTCAGTACCCGTGCTGCAAAGAATAATAAATGACGGTTATGAGGTTATAGGTGTTGTTACCCAGCCAGATCGACCGGTTGGCAGAAAAAAAGTACTAACACCGCCGCCTGTCAAAGTTGAAGCATTGAAGCATGGTATCCCAGTGTATCAACCTGAAAAAATCCGCCAAAAAGAGGAATTGGAAAAGATCATTTCTTTAAATCCCGATTTGATCATTACAGCGGCTTTCGGACAAATATTACCGAAAGAAATATTAGAAGCACCAGCACATGGCTGTATTAACGTCCATGCCTCGCTTCTTCCAGAACTTCGCGGCGGAGCACCCATTCATTATGCTCTCATCCAAGGCAAAAAGAAAACAGGGATCACCATTATGTATATGGTTGAAAAGCTGGACGCCGGTGACATTTTAACTCAAGTAGAAGTAGAGATTACTGAGGAAGATAATGTGGGTAGCCTTCATACAAAGCTAAGCAAGGCTGGGGCTGAACTTTTATCAGAAACTCTGCCCAATTTATTAAAAGGAAAATTAACGCCTATTCCACAGGATAATGCGAAAGCAACATTTGCTTCTAATATTAAGCGCGAGCAGGAAAAAATTGATTGGTCCAAAACGGGCGAAGAGATTTATAATCATATCCGCGGCTTAAACCCCTGGCCAGTTGCTTTTACAACCCTTGATGGTCAAACGTTAAAAGTGTGGCGTTCAGAGAAGGTCACAGGTATAGATAACCGGGAGCCTGGAACCATCTTAAAGAACGACCCTGATGGCCTAACTGTATCAACGGGTAATGAAACAGCTATTAAGATTAAAGAACTGCAGCCTTCTGGAAAAACGAAAATGACATGTGAAGAATTTTACAGAGGTGCAGGTTCGAAAATCTTAGTTGGCAGCAAACTAGGAGAATAA
- the rlmN gene encoding 23S rRNA (adenine(2503)-C(2))-methyltransferase RlmN has translation MEQLNTTENNTTLDIKKTSIYSLQLHELKEWLTNNGEKPFRGEQIFDWLYKKRVSSFEDMNNLSKGLRDKLSENFQITTLKTVIKQSSSDGTIKFLFELHDGYSIETVLMRHDYGNSVCVTTQVGCRIGCTFCASTLGGLKRHLEAGEIVAQVVTVQQALDETDERVSSVVIMGIGEPFDNYDNMMSFLKIINHDKGLMIGARHITVSTSGIVPKIYQFADENMQINFAISLHAPNTELRSRLMPINRAYKLDDLMKSVRYYIDKTGRRISFEYGLFGGVNDSVEHAEELASLLKGLKCHVNLIPVNYVPERDYVRTPKDKIFAFEKTLKNRGINVTIRREQGHDIDAACGQLRAKERKEETR, from the coding sequence TTGGAACAATTAAATACAACTGAGAACAATACAACATTGGACATAAAAAAAACTTCTATTTATTCCCTGCAGCTTCATGAACTCAAGGAATGGCTGACTAATAATGGTGAAAAGCCTTTCCGTGGTGAGCAAATCTTTGACTGGCTATACAAAAAAAGAGTTTCTTCTTTTGAAGATATGAATAATTTATCAAAAGGTTTACGTGATAAGCTATCAGAGAATTTTCAAATTACCACATTAAAAACGGTTATAAAGCAATCGTCTTCTGACGGTACCATTAAATTTCTGTTTGAACTTCACGACGGGTACTCTATTGAGACTGTTTTAATGCGACATGATTATGGCAATTCGGTTTGTGTAACAACGCAAGTTGGCTGCCGGATTGGATGTACCTTCTGTGCTTCCACACTTGGAGGGCTTAAGCGTCATTTAGAAGCTGGTGAAATTGTTGCACAGGTTGTAACAGTTCAGCAAGCTCTTGACGAAACAGACGAGCGTGTCAGCTCAGTAGTTATTATGGGGATAGGCGAACCGTTCGACAATTATGATAACATGATGTCGTTTCTAAAAATCATTAATCATGACAAAGGATTGATGATTGGTGCACGTCATATAACAGTTTCCACCAGCGGAATTGTACCGAAAATTTATCAATTTGCTGATGAAAATATGCAAATTAATTTTGCGATTTCACTTCATGCGCCTAACACTGAATTAAGGTCTCGGTTAATGCCTATCAACAGGGCATATAAACTAGATGACTTAATGAAATCTGTAAGGTATTATATCGATAAGACGGGGCGTCGAATTAGTTTTGAATACGGACTTTTTGGCGGTGTTAATGATTCAGTTGAACATGCAGAAGAATTAGCATCCTTATTAAAAGGACTGAAATGCCATGTTAACCTAATTCCTGTTAATTATGTTCCAGAGAGGGACTATGTACGTACCCCAAAGGATAAAATCTTTGCATTTGAAAAAACACTCAAAAATCGCGGTATTAATGTAACCATTCGCCGGGAGCAGGGTCACGACATTGACGCAGCATGTGGACAACTTCGTGCAAAGGAGCGAAAAGAAGAGACGAGGTGA
- the rsgA gene encoding ribosome small subunit-dependent GTPase A, which translates to MPEGKIVKALSGFYYVLHDGVMIQCRGRGVFRKNKITPLVGDEVVFQAENERDGYIMEVKERKNELVRPPIANVDQAILVFSAVEPDFSTVLLDRFLVLVEYNHIKPLICITKMDLTNDNEKQGINEYADHYRNIGYEVLLTSSETEAGIEGLTPHVEDKISVFAGQSGVGKSSLLNVLRPDLELKTNDISSHLGRGKHTTRHVELISIGSGLIADTPGFSSLEFTDIEAEELTYCFPEMARESENCKFRACLHISEPKCAVKAAVESQTITQYRYQHYVDFLQEIKERKPRY; encoded by the coding sequence ATGCCTGAAGGGAAAATTGTTAAAGCATTAAGTGGTTTTTATTACGTACTGCATGATGGAGTAATGATTCAATGCCGGGGTAGAGGTGTATTTCGAAAAAACAAGATTACACCACTTGTCGGTGATGAAGTCGTTTTTCAGGCTGAAAATGAACGTGATGGTTATATTATGGAAGTTAAGGAAAGAAAGAATGAACTGGTTCGTCCGCCTATAGCAAATGTCGATCAGGCCATTCTCGTCTTTTCCGCCGTCGAACCTGATTTTAGTACCGTATTATTAGACCGTTTTCTTGTCCTTGTTGAATATAATCATATTAAACCACTTATATGCATCACAAAGATGGATTTAACAAATGACAACGAAAAGCAGGGCATTAATGAATATGCTGATCATTATAGAAACATAGGTTATGAAGTATTACTGACTTCATCCGAAACAGAAGCGGGTATTGAAGGATTGACTCCACATGTCGAAGATAAAATATCAGTTTTCGCTGGTCAATCAGGTGTCGGAAAATCCTCACTTTTAAATGTATTACGACCCGATCTTGAACTAAAAACTAACGATATTTCCTCACATTTAGGCAGAGGAAAGCACACTACCCGGCATGTTGAATTAATTAGTATTGGCAGTGGCCTAATTGCAGATACACCGGGTTTTAGTTCTTTAGAATTCACCGATATCGAAGCTGAGGAATTGACGTATTGCTTTCCGGAAATGGCAAGAGAAAGTGAAAATTGTAAATTTCGAGCCTGTTTACATATTAGTGAGCCTAAATGTGCTGTGAAAGCAGCAGTTGAATCTCAAACCATTACTCAATACCGCTATCAACATTATGTTGATTTCCTTCAAGAAATAAAAGAAAGAAAGCCGAGGTATTAA
- a CDS encoding thiamine diphosphokinase: MNINILAGGPEEFLPNLHEYSSENDIWVGVDRGVYSLINKNLTPVIGFGDFDSVSKEELQVIEGHVKEMKRYKPEKNETDMELALNWAIKQEPVLIRIFGATGGRLDHLLANVHLLVKPVLEENPVNMVLIDNQNILSLKGPGSYKIEQRADKKYISFVPITLDVKGITLEGFKYPLENRHISIGSTLCISNELISDYGTFSFSEGILLVIRSND; the protein is encoded by the coding sequence ATGAATATAAATATATTAGCAGGGGGTCCTGAAGAATTTCTTCCCAATTTACATGAATATTCTAGTGAGAATGACATATGGGTTGGAGTTGATCGAGGGGTATACAGTCTTATTAATAAGAATCTTACACCAGTTATTGGTTTTGGAGATTTCGATTCTGTTTCGAAAGAAGAATTGCAGGTAATTGAAGGTCATGTAAAGGAAATGAAGAGGTATAAGCCCGAAAAAAATGAAACAGATATGGAACTTGCTTTGAATTGGGCTATAAAACAAGAGCCTGTTTTAATCCGAATTTTTGGAGCCACTGGTGGGAGATTAGACCATCTGCTGGCGAATGTACACTTATTGGTCAAACCGGTATTGGAAGAAAACCCAGTAAACATGGTTCTTATTGATAATCAAAATATTTTATCATTAAAAGGACCGGGAAGTTATAAAATTGAACAAAGGGCAGATAAAAAGTATATTTCTTTTGTTCCTATAACCCTTGACGTAAAAGGCATCACTCTGGAGGGCTTTAAATATCCGTTAGAAAACCGTCATATTTCCATAGGCTCTACACTATGTATTAGTAATGAACTTATTAGTGATTATGGTACTTTTTCATTTTCGGAAGGCATATTATTAGTGATAAGAAGTAATGATTAA